In Providencia alcalifaciens, the sequence GGCGTAAGCTGTTTTACAGGCAAAGGCACGTTGGCGAGCCATATTTGACTGTGCACCCCAAAACCAACATGCAACAGTGAATAGAGGGAAAATAAGGATCAAACGTTTAGCGATCACTGTAGCTAATGCAATCGTACCACTTGCGGACTCAGGCGTAGCGTTGATCAGATTAAAAAGATCCAGATTTAGTTGTTCCAGCACGATCAGAGTACCTCGGACATTAGTTCTCAAGAAGACAGGACATAGCAATGGAAGGGGTGAATCAAGACACGCTCTAGACCTTGCTACTCAAGCTGACAAATTTACTTTTTGTAAAACATTAACTCAATCAATATTTGCTCAATAAAAGTGATTTATCAGGGTAATGCAAAAGTTCCAGGCATAAAAAACCCGATAGCATGAAAGAATCAAATGGCTATCGGGCTCCTCAATATGGGGACATCAAAGAAAAGCAGTGGCACTAATTCAGACTACAGCAAAGGAGGAAAGTTCTCTCGGTGATCAGAAAAAGTGCAATTTTTGATGAAAATATTTTTGCATAGCACAAAAAGAAAAAATAAAGCCCCAAATGAGAGGTTCATCTGGGGCCTTATAAAAGAAAATGTCTTGTAATGTATATTATTTATACAGGTTCAGATTTTCTTTAGCGTATGCTTCAAAATCCGTGCAACCACCGATATGTTTTTCATCAATAAAGATTTGAGGAACGGTTTCGACAGTTTTACCAACGGTTTTGGATAAGTCTTCTTTAGAGATACCTTCCGCTTGGATATCAACATAGCGATAATCGAAGTCGTCACGTTCATTCTTCAGTTTTTCTGCAAGTTCTTTAGCACGAACACAGTATGGGCAACCAGGGCGACCAAAAATAACAGTGTACATAATATCTCCTTAAATTTAGAACTCAGATTCTAATGACTATTCAGATACGAAATAATAATGCTCAATACTATGCCAACATCAGCTTCTAAAGAAAAGTTGAATTTTCCTTTCATAGCTATAGGCAGTATATATAATTTGCTAATAGTGGTGACGATACCGTCAGTGTAAGGCAATAAAACGAAGGAAAACATCATGGAACAACAGCAAAAAACCACAAAAGAGACTAAAGGGACGATGCGCTCATTAGCGGATATGCCAAAACCAGTTCTTTTTCTTGAGGGTATCGGAATATTATTATTAATTACCGTATTACTTGCCACTAATGACTATATTACTCTGCCGGAATGGTTAGCTAGCTCTAGCGCGATTGTTTCTATGGTGCTAGTCGGGATGGGGTGCTTAATTCCAGCAATGATAAATATTATCTGGCGAGCAGTGCATGGTCTTACGTTTTTGGGAATTGACAATAAATCGGGTGGCGCGAGTCGTGAACGCCGTAACCAGCCAAAAGAGATGACGCGAGATGATGATAAACCAGACGAAAAGTAGAGCAGGGCATGGTTTTACTGGTGTTTAGACTAGCTATGTGTGAAAATTATCCGCTTTCTATTTGTTAGAATGAATGATTTGTTAGTATGAGTGCTTGGTTAGCATGAATATAGTTATTTTTGGTATATCGCTATTTTGAGTTGAAGAAGGTTATTGATCATGGATTCTATTTGTTACCCAGATATCTCACAACTGCGTGAGTGGCTCGACCAACTCAAAACATCTTATTTCGAGTGTGATTCTTGTGCTGCTTTGCATCTCCCTCATATGCAAAATATTGATGGGATCTTTGATGCTAAATTAGACATTATTAATAATGTGTTAGTACTCTCCGCATTGGCAGAGCTTAAACCTACCGCGATTATTACGTTGGTGGCAAATATTAGCCAAATTAACGCCAGCTCATTAACGGCAAAAGTTTTTCTCGAAATTAATAATGAAAATCTACCTAAATTGGTGGTTAGCCAATCATTTTCGTTAGAAGCTGGGATTACCTATCGCCAATTTAGCCATTTCTTACAGCAAGCCGAAGAGCAAATTTCCGGTATTGTGTTTGAAATTTTCAGTAATAATCTGTTGTATGCTAACCAAGATGAGTATGAAGAGTTAGCGTCGGATGATAATGATGACGACACTGAATCCGGTCTTGATGATAAACCTTCTGTGATTATTCACTAAATACCTTATGCATTGTGAAAAATATTTGTCAGGAGAATGCCGCTCCTGTCAGTGGCTAGAATTATCGCCAGAACAGCAAATTTCCCGTAAACAAGATAATCTGCAATCTTTATTGCCTTCTTTGGCGTCATCTTTATTTTTCACACCAGTGACGGGGCCATTTGAAGGATTTCGCAATAAAGCCAAAATGGTTATCAGTGGTAGCGTTGAAAAACCGATTTTGGGTATTGTTAACCGTGATGGTGATGCTGTCAGTTTAACGGGGTGCCCGTTATATCCCACTGAATTTTTGCCAATCTTCGCGCAGCTTATTCCTTTTATCGCAAGAGCTGGGTTAACCCCATATAATATTGAACGCAAGCGCGGTGAGCTAAAATATATTTTGCTGACTCAAAGCTGGCATACCAAACAATTTATGTTGCGCTTTGTCTTGCGCTCCGATAAAAAAATCGCGCAATTACAGAAAGCATTACCTTGGTTACAAGAAAAATTGCCGCAATTAGCCGTGATCACCGCTAATATTCAACCCGTACATATGGCCATTTTAGAAGGTGCACAGGAAATTATGTTCACTGAGCAACATGTGCTGCGGGATGAATTTAACCAAGTTCCTCTGTTTATTCGCCCGCAAAGTTTTTTCCAAACTAACCCTATCGTGGCATCTCAGTTATATCAAACTGCTCGAGAGTGGGTGAAAGAATTGAATATTACTAGTTTATGGGATCTGTTTTGTGGTGTGGGTGGCTTTGGTTTGCATTGCGCGGATAAAACGACCAAGCTAACGGGGATTGAAATTAGTGCGCCAGCTATTGAATGTGCGCGTCAGTCTGCCCAAGAGCTGGGTTTGCAGCACGTTGAATTCCAAGCATTAGATTCTACAAATTTTGCAACCAGCCGCCAAGATATTCCCGATTTAGTGCTAGTGAATCCACCTCGCCGCGGTATCGGTAAGAATTTATGCAATTATTTATCTGATATGCATCCTGAGTATATCCTTTATTCTAGCTGCAATGCCCAAACGATGGCGCAAGACTTTGAATTATTATCAGGATACGAAGTTTGCAAAGTTCAACTATTTGATATGTTTCCACATACAGCACACTATGAAGTGTTGAGCTTATTGAAGCGAAAATAGTGGCTAAAATAGATAGGTTTATGCCTATCTATTTTAATGTCCCATTTTAAAAGATAAGGCTCAGACGAAAAGTTAATTTCGATTATAAATATTTCCATATTCATTGATAGAGAAACTACCTGTTTCGTTCTTTATTAATGGAAGCTTTTCAGTAATGGTTAAAATCATTTTTTTAACGTCAACCTCATTTGAGTCGAGATTCCATTTTTTTAGCCCCTTATAAACGGTGGCTTTGGTTATATGACTCATTGAGTCATAGCTTTTCAGTTTTATTTTGAAATTACCGGGTAATGCTATATTTACTTTATCTTTTATAAGTGCATTTTTTATATTCGTTTGAAGCTCTTCATCAGAAAATTCAGGTAAGCTAAGTTTGTTTTGACTATTGGCTCTCTTATCAATCATGCGGACATTAAGTAGTACATGGCCAGCATAAGAGCGTTCAGTTTGACCATTGGTATTAAATTCATCAAATATTTGGGATAACTGGCTGAAAAAACTGTAATTATCTTCATCAAATAGAATGCCATTGTTTGGATCAAAAAATGTGTATATCACGTTTTTATCACGAATTTTGGCCGAAATAGCCATGCAGTGGTCGATTGTTTCTACAAGACCATAATAATAACCTTTACTTTTTATTGATTCATCGATATCCATTTCTATATCAGCTAGGGTTTTTAACTCACCATAATGATTAGTATTTTGTCTATTTTCCAGTGATTGTGTATTATCGTTGATTAATCCTGTACGAATTCGTCTATCAACAGAAATGAGATTGATTTTATCTACCTCAAATTTTAAAAAAGCAGTCAAAATTAAACGTGCGTCATTCGTTGTTAACGGTATTTTATGGGATAATTTTTCTCTTATTATCTCTATTTCTTTTTGGGATAAATGCAAACAACTGGAATTGTTTTTATCCAGTATTTTTTCTATAAAAAAAGCTAAGTGTGTAGGGAAGTCATAGTTAATGAGGAATGTATAAGGCATATTTAATCTTTCATTAATTTCACCTGATTTTAGTAGCTTATTTAAATATCTAACATTATCTTCCAGCGAGTAAATATCTCTAACAGAGAAATTGTTAATATCCAGTGAGAGTTTATTTAATTCAAGAGAATTTATGTAGTCTACTTGTTCATTGATAGCTTGATAAATTAAAGTGCTAAACTCTGCCATTTTAAATTTTTTAGTGGAATTTAAAATATATTTATCCAGCGTGTCTTGAGGATACTCCTGATTCGATATGATATTAAATGCGTCACTGAGTTTTTTGATATATTGGGGGCCAAGATTATGGTTTTCATAAATCATAAAATGATTGGAAAGACCAGAGCAAATGCCGGCTTGAATTGGGCTAATATTTGATACTTTGACAAGTTTATTCTCAAATAGGCCGGGGATATTAGTTGCTATATAATCAATAATCGGTGCTTGCTGAAAAGGAATGGAGAATTTAACTTGTGTAATCATATAGATAACCTTATTTAATCAGTATTGTTTTGCAGTGATTCATGCTACCAATACAAAAAGGCTCTATCTTTCAAAAATCAATATATACAGAAATAATTGGCTATGTATATTTTACATATAAAGAAAGCTTGGCGTTGAACCAAGCTTTTTTATGTGTAAAAGCAATGAGCTTATGGCAAAAATGCTAAGCTAAATTTAGCTACGATGTTCAAATGCCAGTGCTTTACGCTCAATCAGACGCATAATTAACGTCAGAATAGCATTTACCACAAGATAGATAATACCTGCCGCGACAAACGCCATGACATCCCATGTCTGTCCAAATACTTGGCTACTGTAGCCCATAATATCCAGCATCGTAATGGTACTGGCGAGAGAGGTACTTTTGAAAATCAGCACCACTTCGTTGGAATAGGATGAAAGTGAACGTTTAAACGCATAAGGGAGAATAATTCGCATGGTTTGCAGCTTATTCATACCCAACGCCTGGCAAGATTGCCACTGACCCGACGGAATGGCTTTTACCGCGCCATGGAATAATAACGTGGAATATGCTGCACTGTTTAATGCCAATGCTACCATCGCACAAATCCATGGAGTCGAAATAAATTCCCACAGCATTGGGTAATCTTGAAGTGACTTAAATTGGCTAGGGCCATTATAAATCAAGAAAAATTGCACCAATAACGGCGTACCCGTGAATAGGGTGATATACACCTTAACGACTTGTGAAACGACGGGGGTTTTGAGGGATAAGATCAGCGTAAATAAGATGGATAAGATAAAAGCCACCAATAATGCACTGAAGGTCAGTGACAAGCTGGTCGGTAATCCCGGTAATATTTGCAGAATTAAATCGATCATTTCGCGTCACTCCGTTCAAAACGAGTGGTGCGCAGTTCAATACGTTTTAGCACCAATTGGCTTAATAGGGTGATAGCGAGGTAAATCAGTCCCACAATAGCGTACCAAGTAAATGGTTCATGGGTACGGTTCACAATGGTTTTGGTCTGTAGCATTAAGTCATTGACGCTAATTAAGGACACTAACGCGGTATCTTTGAGTAACACTAACCACTGGTTACCTAAGCCTGGCAGGGCATGGCGCCACATTTGCGGCATGATATAGCGAAAGAAAATGGTACGTTTGCTTAATCCAAGCGCCAATCCCGCTTCCCATTGACCATAAGGCACGGCTTTCAATGCACCACGCAAGGTCTGTGAGGCGTAAGAAGCATATAACAGCGCAAGCGCAATCACACCACAGAAGAATGGCGTGTAGTCAAATTCGCCGCTGTCAGCAAAGAAAATACTCGGGTCAATTTGGAATGTGCCTTGCCAGAAACCTAAGTTAATGGCGATACCATCCCCTAACAGGTTAATGAGCTGGAGCGTTCCAAAATAGACAAACAGCACCACCAATAGTTCAGGTAAACCGCGGATCAGCGTGACCCAGCAGGTACCTAAAAAGGCGAGAGGTTTGAACCGAACAGATTCCCATGCGGTAAATAACATCGCGAGAACCAATCCAAGGACTAGCGCTAAAACGGCAAGGCCGACGGTAATACCGGCGGCACTTGCTAAAAAGAATAAATCATTCATTAATTATATCG encodes:
- a CDS encoding YbjC family protein, whose amino-acid sequence is MEQQQKTTKETKGTMRSLADMPKPVLFLEGIGILLLITVLLATNDYITLPEWLASSSAIVSMVLVGMGCLIPAMINIIWRAVHGLTFLGIDNKSGGASRERRNQPKEMTRDDDKPDEK
- the rlmC gene encoding 23S rRNA (uracil(747)-C(5))-methyltransferase RlmC, giving the protein MHCEKYLSGECRSCQWLELSPEQQISRKQDNLQSLLPSLASSLFFTPVTGPFEGFRNKAKMVISGSVEKPILGIVNRDGDAVSLTGCPLYPTEFLPIFAQLIPFIARAGLTPYNIERKRGELKYILLTQSWHTKQFMLRFVLRSDKKIAQLQKALPWLQEKLPQLAVITANIQPVHMAILEGAQEIMFTEQHVLRDEFNQVPLFIRPQSFFQTNPIVASQLYQTAREWVKELNITSLWDLFCGVGGFGLHCADKTTKLTGIEISAPAIECARQSAQELGLQHVEFQALDSTNFATSRQDIPDLVLVNPPRRGIGKNLCNYLSDMHPEYILYSSCNAQTMAQDFELLSGYEVCKVQLFDMFPHTAHYEVLSLLKRK
- the artQ gene encoding arginine ABC transporter permease ArtQ gives rise to the protein MNDLFFLASAAGITVGLAVLALVLGLVLAMLFTAWESVRFKPLAFLGTCWVTLIRGLPELLVVLFVYFGTLQLINLLGDGIAINLGFWQGTFQIDPSIFFADSGEFDYTPFFCGVIALALLYASYASQTLRGALKAVPYGQWEAGLALGLSKRTIFFRYIMPQMWRHALPGLGNQWLVLLKDTALVSLISVNDLMLQTKTIVNRTHEPFTWYAIVGLIYLAITLLSQLVLKRIELRTTRFERSDAK
- a CDS encoding YbjN domain-containing protein, which produces MDSICYPDISQLREWLDQLKTSYFECDSCAALHLPHMQNIDGIFDAKLDIINNVLVLSALAELKPTAIITLVANISQINASSLTAKVFLEINNENLPKLVVSQSFSLEAGITYRQFSHFLQQAEEQISGIVFEIFSNNLLYANQDEYEELASDDNDDDTESGLDDKPSVIIH
- the artM gene encoding arginine ABC transporter permease ArtM, with the translated sequence MIDLILQILPGLPTSLSLTFSALLVAFILSILFTLILSLKTPVVSQVVKVYITLFTGTPLLVQFFLIYNGPSQFKSLQDYPMLWEFISTPWICAMVALALNSAAYSTLLFHGAVKAIPSGQWQSCQALGMNKLQTMRIILPYAFKRSLSSYSNEVVLIFKSTSLASTITMLDIMGYSSQVFGQTWDVMAFVAAGIIYLVVNAILTLIMRLIERKALAFEHRS
- a CDS encoding GrxA family glutaredoxin; this encodes MYTVIFGRPGCPYCVRAKELAEKLKNERDDFDYRYVDIQAEGISKEDLSKTVGKTVETVPQIFIDEKHIGGCTDFEAYAKENLNLYK